GTCACCGCAGATCAGCACGAGCTTCCAGGTGAAGGTCGTACCGGTGTGGTCGCCGCGATCCTCGACCAGCTCCAGCACCTGACCGTGCTTGTTGCTCGGACGCGGGTTGGCCTCGTCGACCTCGGCGGCGGTGCGCTTGGAGTTGTTGGTCAGCGCGACGTAGACCTTGCCGGTGACCGGGCTGGGCTCGACGTCCTCGGGGCGGTCCATCTTGGTCGCGCCGGCCCTGTCGGCGGCCAGACGCGTCCAGACCAGGACCTCCTCGACCGACATGCCGGCGATCTTCGACTTGCCGCCGACCACCAGCGGCAGCCAGGTGCCGGTGCCATCGCAGACGCCGTCCTGCTGACCGTCGCCGGTGAACTTGGCGACGTAGAGGTCGCCCTCCTCCAACAGCGTCATGTTGTGGCGACGGTCGCCCTCGCGGTACTTGCGCTTGGAGACGAACTTGTACAAGTAGTCGTAGCGCTCGTCGTCACCGGTGTAGGCGACCACGTGTCCGTTGCGCGCGATCTGGACGTTGGCGCCTTCGTGCTTGAGGCGGCCGAGGGCCGTGTGCTTGCGCGGGGTGGACGTCGGGTCGGTCGGGTCGATCTCGACGACGTAGCCGAATCGGTTGACCTCGTTGGGCTCCATCGAGGTGTCGAAGCGCGGGTCCACGGAGTCCCAGTTGCGGCCCTTGCTGCCGGTGATGCCATACCGCTTGTACGCGGCTTCCTGCCCGGCCGGCGCGGACGCCGTTTTGAAGTAGCCGTTGAAGTTCTCCTCGCCGGAAAGGACGGTGCCCCACGGAGTGGTGCCACCGGCGCAGTTGGCGAACGTGCCGTACACACGGCGGCCGGTCGGGTCGGCCTTGGTGCGCAGCAGCTTGGATCCGGCAGCAGCGCCGGTGATCGCGAACTCGGTGTTCGGAGTGATGCGGCGGTTCTTACGAGCGCCCATCTTGGCTTCCCACTCGCGTCCCTTGCGGGCGACCTCGACCACGGACATGCCGTGCGCGGCCATCGCAATCTTGATCTGCTCCTTGGTCATCGAGGAGTAGCCGGTGAATCCCCGGAACATCAATTCGTCGTTGGTGTACTCGTTGTTGACCACCAGCAACCCGCGACCCGAGCGCCCGTGCCGGACCAGACCGACGTAATCGCAGTTGTAGCCGAACTGCTTCTCCTGAGCGGCCGCCGTCTGGTTGTCGAAGTCGAACTCCGGCGCGCCGGCGATGATCGGGTCGCCCCATTTGACCAACGGCTTCCAGGTGAATCCCTCAGGGGTGACGACCTTGTCGGTCTCGAACGGGATCGGCGGCGTCGACTCGAACTCGTAGACCTTGTGACCGAGGGCGTGACCGCGTCCTTCACCGGCGGCAGCGGGACCCGCGACGGCTACGGCGGCGCCGGCCACGGCGGTGGTGGTACCGACGGCCTTGAGGAAGGTACGGCGGGAGGTGCCGGCGACGATATCGCCGAAGTACTCGTTGTCGCTCTCGTTGGCGACGGGCTGGAAGCAGCTGTCGGCGCAACGGTAGTGACAGGTCATCAGCGACCGGCTGCCGTTGTGGGGGCGATCGGTGGCAATCGGGATCAGGCGCCGGTGTTCAGGCTGTGCAGGGGTCAAGGTTCACACCTTCCAGGCGGATCGTTCGATGCGTCCGCGGCGGGGTGCACGGACGCGTGGCCGCCGCGAGGACGGGCCGCCTCCCGACGCTATGAGCGGGTGCCACCGACGGGGTGACGCTCGGGTGAACGAACGATGATGGTTCGGTCAAGGAATGGCAAGACCGCCCGGGCTCAGGCGGGATCGCGCCGCTGCCAGGATGGAACGGTGAACTCGTTCGAAACACTCGCCGCCCGTCTGCCTGTTCCGATCATCGCTGCCCCGATGGCCGGTGGGCCCTCCACGCCGGCTCTCGTCGCTGCTGTTGCCGACGCGGGAGGTTCCGGGTTCCTGGCTGCCGGGTACCGCACCGCGCAGGAGATGAGTGCGCAGATCGCCGAGGTGCGGTCGCTGACCGAGCGCCCGTTCGGCGTCAACCTCTTCGTGCCGAACGACGACCCGGTGGACGATGCGGCACTGGAGGTCTACCGCCGCTCCTTGCTGCCCACGGCGTCCGAATTCGGACTCGACGAGCTCCCGTCCCACAAGGCTGAGACGGAGGACTGGGACGCGAAACTTGCTGCGCTGCAGGAAGATCCGGTGCCGATGGTCTCGTTCACGTTCGGCCTTCCCGACGCGGACGTGGTCGGCGCCTTGCAAGCCGTGGGCACCTGCGTCCTGGCCACGGTCACGTCCTTGTCGGAGGCTCGTGCTGCCGAGCAACTCGGGTACGACGGGCTGGTCGTGCAGGGTCCGGACGCCGGCGGCCACCGGGGCACTCACCACACGTCGACCGAACCCGACCGGACGCCGCTGCTGTCGCTGCTCGCGCACATCGTCCAGTCCGTCGACCTGCCGATCATCGCCGCGGGTGGCCTGTCGGCCGGCTCATCCATCGCCGACGCCCTGGCTTTCGCGGACGCCGTCCAACTCGGGACGGCCTTCCTGGACGCCGACGAGGCCGGCACGTCCGCCATTCACCGCGCCGCGCTGCGCGACCCGCGTTTCACCGAGACGGCGGTGACGCGCTGCTTCACCGGGCGCTTCGCCCGCGGTTTGCGCAACGATTTCATCGACCGCTTCGATCACGACGCGCCGGCGGCCTATCCCGCGGTTCACCAGGTCACCCAGCCGTTGCGGAAAGCGGCAACGGCAGCCAACGATCCGCGGTTCGTCCACCTGTGGGCCGGCACCGGGTGGCGCGACCTGCCGAGCGGCGGTGGCGCGCAGATCACGAACGACCTGTGGCGAGCTGCGCAGGAACAGATGCACGATGCCTAGGCACGAAGAAGCCCCGACCAGCGAACTGGTCGGGGCTTGTGCGCTCCCCCGGTTGGACTCGAACCAACAACCTGCCGGTTAACAGCCGGCTGCTCTGCCAATTGAGCTACAGGGGAATGTGTCCCTGGTGGGCGCGAGACGAAACTGTAGCAAATCGGGCGCCCAACCACCGAATCGAGTCAGGCACCGATTCAGCTGCGCTCCGGTGGGAGTCCTACCTGGTCGCGCAAGTGCGCGCTGACCTGCTCGATGGCCTGTGCGACGGCGGGATCGGACGGTGCGGTTCGGCGTCCGAGGACGACCTGCTCGAACAATTCCCCCGTGCGCAGATCCTTGCGAATCACCACTCGTCCGGACTGTGCCGGACCGGTCGTCGGCAAGGCCGCGGACAGCACGACGGACGCCTGCACGCGTTCGTGGAAGACCTCGGGCAGGCGGGTGTCGGTGTCCTTGAAGGTGAACTGGACACCTTTGCTGCGATCGATCCAGGTGATGGTCAACGTCCAGGTGTCCGGGCTCCATTGACCGGTGTCGACGCAAGACCAGGGCTTGCGCCAAAGCACCTCCGTGTCACGGACGACCGCAAGTTCGGCGGTGCACGCCGCGACGGTGTGGCCGGTGTTGTCGTCGACGGCATACGCCAGCACCTTGTGTCCGCGCGTCAGGTCGAGCGCATCGGTCAGATCGGCGGGAGCTTTGGGGTCGCGCCCGAACATGCGCATCAGGTTCTCCTCGGTCGTTGGATGGTCGATGGGTCACTCGGTGGCCATGCGCGCGTGCGCGGCCTGCAACTGCAGCAGGCGCGCTGACAACTGCCCAGCCATCTCGGCGTCGCCGGAGTGTTGACGTAGTTGAGCCATCACGTCGTCGATCCGGCGCCGCATCGCCGCATCGCGCACGCGGGCGATGAGCGAGGCGGCAAACCGCGGTTCGGGCAGCCCGGTGTTGCGGTCGATACGGGTGGGCAGTTCGGTGACCGAGAGTCGCGCCACGTAGCCGCCGATCTCCTCGGGGGCGGCGGCTCGCACCGCATCACTCCACGCCCGCAGCGAGTTCGTCGACGGGTCGCCGACCTGCATCACCGCTTCGAAGATCTTGCCGTGCGCCGGCGCGAGGAAGTCGTCGACGGACAGTTCCATCAGCTGCGGGCCGGGCACCGCCGACGGAAACTGGAGCATGCACGAGAGCAACTGCATCTCCGCGACAACGAGCGGGTTCCTGAAGTCGGGCAACGCGATGCCCGGCGTCTCCTGCTCGGGCTCGGGCTCGGGTTTACGGGCCGGACGTTCGTCGACCTTGATCGCGGAGGCCTTGTGCACCTCGAGTTCGAGCTGGTCGAGCGGCACACCGATCCATCCGGCGACCTCTCGGGTGTACGCCGGACGCATAGCGGAGTCGCGAATTCCCTTGATGATCGGGGCAACTGCACGCATTCCGCGGACGCGGCCCTCGACGCTGCCGAGGTCGAACCGGTCGAGCGTCGTGCGCACCGCGAACTCGAACATGGGGATCGCCGACTCGACCAGCGACTCCACTCCCGGGGTTCCTTCGGCCAGTCGAAGCTCACACGGGTCCATGCCGTCGGGGGCGACGGACACGTACGACTGCGCAGCCCACTGCTGGTCCATGTCGAAGGCCTTCATCGCCGCCTTCTGCCCGGCGGCATCGCCGTCGAAAGTGAACACCACACGTCCGGGCGCCTGTCCCGCTTCGTCGCGGATCAGCCGGCGGATCGACTTGATGTGGTCGGTACCGAACGCGGTGCCGCAGGTGGCCACGGCATGCGGCACACCGGCAAGGTGACAGGCCATCACGTCGGTGTAGCCCTCGACGATCACGGCTCGACGGTCCGACGAGATCGACTTCTTGGCCAGGTCGAGACCGTAGAGGACGTGGGTCTTCTTGTAGATCGGTGTCTCGGAGGTGTTGAGGTATTTGGCCTCGATGCGGTCGTCGTCGAAGATCCGTCGCGCGCCGAACCCGATCGTGTCCCCGGTGATGTCGCGGATCGGCCAGACCAGGCGTCCGCGGAACCGGTCGTACAAGCCCCGTCGACCTTGCCCGACCAGCCCGGCAGTGACGATCTCCTCAGCGGTGAAACCCCTGCGGCGCAGGAGATCTGCGAGCGCCTCGCCGCCTCGCGGTGCGTAGCCGACTCCAAACGGTTTGCACTGCGCGCCGTTGAAGTCGCGGGCGCGTAGGAAGTCGCGTGCGGTTCGTGCCTCGCCCGACGAAATGAGCGACTCCTGGTAGAACTCGTCCGCAACCCGGTGCGCCTCGAGCAGCCGGGTCCGTCGGCCGACGGATTCCGGACGTGGCCCGACGCCCTGCTCGTAGTGCAGTTCGACGCTGTATTTCGCTGCCAGCCGCTCGACGGTCTCGGCGAAGGTGAGGTGCTCGACCTCCATCACGAAGTTGATGACGTCGCCGCCCTTGCCGCAGCCGAAGCAGTTGTAAGCGCCGACGGCCGGCCGGACGTAGAACGACGGGGTCTTCTCGTCGTGGAACGGGCACAGGCCCTTCAGCGAGCCGGGACCGGAACGGCGCAGCGTAACGTGTTCGCCGACGACCTCGTCGATCGCCGCCTTCTCCTTGACGAGAGCGATGTCGTCTTCCTTGATCAAGCCCGCCATCGTTCACCACCTCTCGTCGTTCGCTCGCGACTTCGAAGTCTATGTCGCTGCCTGCCTGCGCTCGACCGCCCTCCGCAGGGCCCGAGCAACAGGTGAATCAGAGTTGGGTGCGGGCCAGCAGCCGAGCCCGCAGGTCGGTCATCGACGCCACCTGGTCGACGATCACCCGCAGGCGGGTGCCATCGTCCGTCGCCAGGTCGTACTCCTCGGCGAAAAGCGGATCCAGCAGGTCGGGGCGGGCGCTCAGCAGATCGACGAGTCCGGTCAGTTCATCGCGCTGTCGAGCCATCAGTTCATTGCGCTCGTCGGTGAACATCACGAACCGCGCAGCAGTCGCCTTGAGCAGGACGCACTCCGCGACCACGTTGTCGGGCACCACCAGATCGGCGTCGTATCGCAGCAGCCTGCCCTCGCCGTGGCGGTCGGTGGTGGCTCGCACTGCCTCGCGCACGAACCATCCGATGAGCCTGCTGGTCATGTCCTTCAACGAGGCGACGGCGGCCCGGCCGCTGCCTCGCTCCGCGGGCACCGCGCCGCTACCGAGCAATGCCGTTGCCGCACTCTCGATCTCGGCGACCGACAGGTGTGGTGCGTACAACCGCTGCGCCAAGTGGGCAAGGTCGTTGACCTCGGTCGCCGACCCCAGCACTCGCAGGTCGATGAGGCCCGAGGTGACGCCGTCCTCGACGTCGTGCACCGAGTAGGCGACGTCGTCCGCCCAGTCCATGACCTGCGCTTCGAGACAGCGAGCCTTCGACGGGGCATCGGCTCGCACCCAGCCGAAGATCTCCCGGTCGTCGGCATAGCAGCCGAACTTGCGGGTCTGCGCCGGTCCGTCGCCGCGCGTCCACGGGTACTTCGAGGCCGCGTCCAGGCTGGCGCGGGTGAGGTTGAGGCCCACCGAGCGTCCCTGCGGGGTCGAGCGTTTCGCCTCGATACGGGTCAGCAACCGAAAGGTCTGCGCATTGCCCTCGAAGCCACCGATGTCGGACGCGATGGCATCCAGTGCGGTCTCACCGTTGTGGCCGTACGGCGGGTGACCGAGGTCGTGGGCCAGACATGCGGTGTCGACGACGTCCGCGTTGCAGCCGAGCGCGGAGGCGATCTCGCGTCCGATCTGCGCGACCTCGAGCGAATGGGTCAACCGGTTGCGAATGAAGTCGTCCGAATCCGGCTGTAGCACTTGCGTTTTGGCAGCCAACCGACGCAAGGAGGCCGAATGCAGGATCCGGGCCCGGTCGCGCGCGAAATCGTCGCGGTCGGCGCTCTTCTGCGCAGGATCCTCCCCGACGAAGCGTTCGCGATCCTGGGGCGAGTACCCACTCATCGGCCTCTCCTGCCGGCGAAGACGCGCAGGGGCGAGCGCATGCTGTGTTCGGTGTAGCCGCCGATCGCCAGACCCGCGCCGCGCTCGAACCGGTTGCGTGACCAGTGATCGCCGGTGAGCAGCTTCGACCACGCGCACGCCGCGAGGTACAGCGGGATGAACGGCAGGCCGCCGCACCGCTGGTACTGGAACGAGTGCCACTCCTCATGGCGCAGCAACCATTCGCGGTGCTCGAGGATCTCCGGCCACTCCTGGCGGGTGATCGCGACGCTACCCACGGTGAACGCGCCCGCGGCAGGGAATCCGAAGCGGTACCGGTCGGCGAGCCACATCCCGCGCGGCCCCCGAGTGATCCGACACCGGCCGATCCGGGCGACGAGGAGCCCCAAGGCAGTGGATCCGTTCCGCTTGTTCGCGCGGTTCTTCGCATCAATGCGACCCTGCTCGAACTCCTGCACGAAGGGGTCCGACATCAACGGATGGGTCACTGCTGCACCTGGAACATCTGCGGGACGACGTCGATGAACTGCACCAACCACCCGCGTTGCTGGGCTGCCCAGTTGTCGGCGATCGGGTCGACCGGGAACAGGATGGATGCCTCGTCCGCGCTCACCAACGCCAGGTCACGGCCCTGGTCGTCGGTGACGATGCGCCAGTCGGCATCGGTGGTGCGGCGCAGGTGCTCGCCGAGTGCCATCCCGATCGCGGTGAGCGTCGCAGTGGGGTCGGTACGAGCATCCTCGTCGGTCGCGAGCACCTCGTCGAAGTACTTCTCGTACGCGGCCTCGATGCTGTCGGCCGACTCGACGTCGATCCCGAGACGCGCGGCGTCACCGAGCCAACCGCGCAGCACGATGCGGGACTGGGTGTCGAGTTGTTCGATCGTCGGGGCGGGCGAATCGGCGGTCATGAGGCGGTGGCGCCGTACCTCGCCTGCGCGCGGGCGCGAGCCTTGGCAGCTTCGACCTCACGGTCCTTGGGCGGCGCGGTCGTCACCAGGGCGTCCAGCAGGTGCCGGCTGGCGTGTGCGATCTGTTCCACCGCTTCGTCGAAGGCTGCCTGGTTGGCGGCGGACGGCTTGGTGGTGCCGGCGATCTTGCGCACGTACTGCAGTGCAGCAGCCTGCACCTCGTCGTCGGTCGCCGGCGGCTCGAAGTTGTTCAGCGGACGGATGTTGCGGCACATGTGCCCAGGTTCCCATACCACCCGATGGTGCGAGCCCGGTCGAGCCCGCCTGCGCTCTACGCTCGTGTCATGAACCGCAGGAACCGCCCGCTCGTCAGCGTCGAACGCCTGAAGCAGGTCATGGACGAAGGATCCCTGGATCCGGTGCTGCTCGACGTCCGTTGGCAGTTGAACGCGCCGTCGCAGCGCGCGGCGTACGACGAGGCGCATCTGCCCGGCGCGCAGTGGATCGAGTTCGAGGAAGTGCTCAGTGGTGAGCCCGGCGACGACGGCCGCCACCCGATGCCCGATCACGAAACCTTCGAACGGGCGATGCGCGCGGCCGGCGTGACCGACGACCGTCCGGTCATTGCCTACGACCAGGCGAATTCGCTTGCCGCGAGCCGCGCCTGGTGGCTGCTTCAACACTTCGGCCACACCGACGTATACGTGCTGGACGGCGGTTTCGAGGCGTGGGTCGCAGCCGGTCATCCGGTGACCTCGCAGGTCGACCCGGTGGTGCCCGGCGAGTTCGTCGCCACCCCGGGCTGCACGCCGGTCCTCGACGCGGACGAGGCGGCCGACCTGGCCTACCGTTCGGTGCTGCTGGACGCTCGTCCGGCCGACCGGTTCCGCGGTGAGAACGAGACGATCGACCCGGTCGCCGGCCACATCCCGGGTGCTGTGTCGATGCCCGCGTTGGCCAACGTGGGTCACGACGGACGCTTCCTGCCCCCGGACGATCTGGCCATGCGCTTCACGGCGGCCGGGGTGCGACCCGACAGCGAGGTCGGCGTCTACTGCGGGTCCGGCGTGCAGGCGTCCCACCTGGCGCTGGCGCTGCAGGCGAGTGGCATCAATCCCCGCACCGGCGTCTACGTGGGGTCGTGGTCGCACTGGATCACCGACCCGGACCGTCCGGTCGAGACGGACTGATCCTCAGCCGCCGCTGGCGTCGACCTCGGCGGCCGCGATCGTAGCGCGCTGTTGCGGCGAGAGTTCCTGGCTGTCGAGCCAGCCGTCCGGCAGGATCACGCGCCGCTCGGACCCGGCGCGTCCACGCTGGCCCTCTGCGGCCTCGCCCGGCCACGGCTGGTCGAGGTCCATGGTTGCGATGAGGTCGTCCAGCGCGGCCAGACTGTCGACGAGCGCCAGGCTGCTGCGGATGTGCGAACCGGCCCGGAATCCCTTGAGGTACCAGGCGATGTGCTTGCGGATGTCGCGGCACGCCTTCTGCTCGGACTCGTAGAACTCGACGAGGTACTCGGTGTGCAGGCGCAGCGTCTGCGCGACCTCGCGCATGGTGGGCTCCACCCGGTGCGACGAACCGGAGAATGCGGCGGCGAGATCGGTGAACAGCCACGGCCGGCCCAGGCACCCGCGGCCGACGACGACTCCGTCGCAGCCGGTCTCGGCGACCATCCGGACCGCGTCCTCGGCCGACCAGATATCGCCGTTGCCGAGGACAGGGACCGAGGTGACCGTCTTCTTGAGTGTTCGGATCGCCGACCAGTCGGCGGTGCCGGAGTAGGCCTGTGCGGCCGTGCGCGCGTGCAGGGCAACCGCGGCGGCACCCTCGCCTTCGGCGATCCGTCCGGCTTCGAGGTAGGTGAGGTGGTCGTCGTCGATGCCCTTGCGCATCTTGACCGTCACCGGAATGTCGGCCTTGGCGGCTTCACGAACGGCGTTGCTGACGATGCCGCGGAACAGTTCGGTCTTCCACGGCAGCGCTGAGCCACCGCCCTTGCGGGTGACCTTGGGCACCGGGCAACCGAAGTTGAGATCGATGTGGTCGCAGCGGTCCTCCTCGACGAGCATCCTTACCGCAGCTGCCGTCGTGGCCGGGTCAACGCTGTACAGCTGGATCGAGCGTGGCGACTCGTCCGGGTCGTGCTCGATCAATCGCATCGTGATCGGGGTTCGCTCGACCAGTGCGCGGGAGGTGATCATCTCGCTGACGTACAGGCTGCTCGCACCACTGGCACCCGCCGCGTCCGAGCCGGCATTGCCGTATTGACGGCACAAGCGACGGAACGCGCGGTTGGTGATGCCGGCCATCGGGGCGAGCACCACCGGCGTCTCGATGCGCTGGTTGCCGATCTGCAGGGCAGGCAGCACGGGAGCGGGAACGGTCGTAGTCATGGCGTCCACCATCGTCTCAGGCCGGTGCAAATCGGCGGGTTCGTCGCACGGACAGGTCGCCGTTAGGCTCGTCGGGTGCAGGATCAGACCCCTTCCGTTTCCGTGTCGCCGTTGCGCGCGAAGATCGAACACCGCAGCAACCCGATGGTCGAGACGCTCAGCCGGACGCCGCGAGCGCTGCCGATCGTGCTGTTCGCCGTTCTGGTCGCCGCGGGCGTGCTGTTGCGGGGAGCGCTCGGCGGGATCCTCCTGGTGGTCGCGGCCGCATTCGTCGGTTGGCTGGCCTATCTCGTCTGGCCGCGGTTGTCGCTGCCCGAACGGGTGATGCGGTGCGCCGTGCTGCTCCTGGTCGCTGCGCTGGCCGTCGTCTGCTTCGCCGCCGAAGGCCTGCTGATTTGACAACGATTCTCAACTGATTGAGAATCGTTCTCATGCTTCGTCTCGCCGTTCCTCTCGTCGCCGCCGCTCTCGCCACGTCCCTCGCCGCCTGCGGTTCCGACTCGAGCACTGCGGACGGCGCCGCGAAGAAGGACGGCGCGACACTGAACGTGGTGACGACGTTCTACCCGTTGCAGCATGCGGCCGAACGGGTCGGCGGCTCCACGGTGTCGGTGACCAATCTGACCAAGCCGGGCGCCGACGCGCACGACCTGGAACTGAAGCCGAAGGACGCCGCTTCCATCCAGCAGTCGTCGCTGCTGATCTACCTCAAGGGCTTCCAGCCGTCCGTCGACGCGAGCGCGTCCTCGGCGCCCGAGTCGTTCGACGTGTCGTCGACGGCGAACCTGTCCCTGCACGCGGACGACGTGACGAAGGTCGGCGTCGATGCTCATGACCACGGTGACGAACAGGGTGACGAACACGGTGACGAACAGGGTGATCACGAGGGCCACGACCACGGCATCTACGACCCGCACTTCTGGCTCGACCCGGTGCGGTACGCGTCCGTGGTCGCTGCGATCGGTGAGCGCTTCTCGAAGCAGGACCCGAAGAACGCGTCCCGATACCGTTCGTCCGCAGCGACTTTCGTCAAGGAGCTCACGTCGCTCGACGGGTCGTTCTCCTCGACGCTGGCGACCTGCACCAGTCGTGAGTTGGTGACCGCACACACGGCGTTCGGCTACCTCGCCGATCGTTACAAGCTGCACCAGGTCGGGGTCACGGCGATCTCACCTGAGCAGGAGCCGACCCCCGGACGTCTCAAGGCAGTCGCCGATTACGTCCGCAAGCACAAGGTCACCACGATCTACACCGAGGTGTTGACGTCGCCGGCCGTCGCTGAAACCGTCGCCAAGCAGACCGGGGCGAAGGTCGCACTGCTCGACCCGCTGGAAGGACTCACCGACAAGTCCCCCGCCAAGGACTATGTCTCGGTGATGAAGGCCAACCTTCAGGCGCTGAAGAAGGGACAATCGTGCCGATGAGTCCCTCAGCGCTACGACTGAACGATGCGGCCTTCGGATACGGGGGCCGCGTCGTCGTCGACGGACTGACCTTCGACGTGCCGACCGGACAGGTGATGGCCGTCGTCGGGCCGAACGGATCCGGGAAGTCCACCTTCGTCAAGGGCCTGCTCGGCCTGGCCGACCAACTCGGTGGTGACGCCGCCGTTTTCGGTGATCCGCCGCGCACCCGCGAGGTGCGACGCCGTATCGGTTACGTCCCACAGCGGCACACCCTGTCTGCGTCCGTACGCGCCACGGTCCGCGAGATCGTCGAGACCGGGCGCCTCGCGCACCGGCCCTGGTACCGACCGGCCGGCGCCGACGACCGGGCCGCCGTGGACGCAGCACTCGCTCAGGTCGGGCTGGGCGATCGGGTCGACGCCGAGGTGTCCGACCTGTCCGGCGGACAGCAACGCCGGGTACTCATCGCCCGTGCGCTGGCGGGGCGCCCGGACCTGCTGATCATGGACGAACCCACGGCGGGCGTCGACACCGCCAGCCAGACCGTGCTCGCGGAGGTGCTGCACCGGCTCGCCGACGAGGGCACCACCATGTTGATCGTCACCCATGAACTGGTCGCACTGCGCGGCATCGTCGACCGGATCGTCGAGATTGCCCAAGGCGGACTGGCCTTCGACGGGACTCCCGTGGAGTGGGCGGAGCAGGAGCGCGGACGCATCTTGGCGACCGCGTCCCACGACGGTCACTGCGGCCCCGGCGATCCCGAGCGGTCCACGTACGCAATCGGCCCGTGGGACGGCATCACTCCCCCGCCCGCAGTGTCACGCCGCGTAGGAGGCCGTCGTGCTTGAGATGTTCGAACTCGACTTCATGCGCCAGGCGTTCATCGCTGCTGTGCTCGTCGGTGCCGCGGCGCCCGCCGTGGGTGTCTTTCTGGTGCAACGACGGCTGTCGTTGATCGGGGACGGACTCGGTCACGTCGCACTGGCCGGCGTCGCGATCGGCGTGCTCACCGGCGCCGCGCCGACCTGGACCGCGCTGGTCGCGGCGATACTTGCTGCCTGCGTGATCGAGGCAATTCGCTTGCGCGGCAACACGAATGCGGACGTCGCTCTCGCCGTGATGTTCTACGGCGGCATCGCGCTCG
This is a stretch of genomic DNA from Yimella lutea. It encodes these proteins:
- a CDS encoding DUF6703 family protein; protein product: MQDQTPSVSVSPLRAKIEHRSNPMVETLSRTPRALPIVLFAVLVAAGVLLRGALGGILLVVAAAFVGWLAYLVWPRLSLPERVMRCAVLLLVAALAVVCFAAEGLLI
- a CDS encoding metal ABC transporter substrate-binding protein, which codes for MLRLAVPLVAAALATSLAACGSDSSTADGAAKKDGATLNVVTTFYPLQHAAERVGGSTVSVTNLTKPGADAHDLELKPKDAASIQQSSLLIYLKGFQPSVDASASSAPESFDVSSTANLSLHADDVTKVGVDAHDHGDEQGDEHGDEQGDHEGHDHGIYDPHFWLDPVRYASVVAAIGERFSKQDPKNASRYRSSAATFVKELTSLDGSFSSTLATCTSRELVTAHTAFGYLADRYKLHQVGVTAISPEQEPTPGRLKAVADYVRKHKVTTIYTEVLTSPAVAETVAKQTGAKVALLDPLEGLTDKSPAKDYVSVMKANLQALKKGQSCR
- a CDS encoding metal ABC transporter ATP-binding protein, producing MSPSALRLNDAAFGYGGRVVVDGLTFDVPTGQVMAVVGPNGSGKSTFVKGLLGLADQLGGDAAVFGDPPRTREVRRRIGYVPQRHTLSASVRATVREIVETGRLAHRPWYRPAGADDRAAVDAALAQVGLGDRVDAEVSDLSGGQQRRVLIARALAGRPDLLIMDEPTAGVDTASQTVLAEVLHRLADEGTTMLIVTHELVALRGIVDRIVEIAQGGLAFDGTPVEWAEQERGRILATASHDGHCGPGDPERSTYAIGPWDGITPPPAVSRRVGGRRA